A window from Opitutia bacterium ISCC 52 encodes these proteins:
- a CDS encoding sulfatase: MKLDLIPRSLLLSAISACVLASCLLATEGSAEDNRPNILLIVSEDNGPELGCYGDPYARTPHLDHLATEGLLFRRAYVAQAGCSQSRASFLTGLYPHQHGQIGLATWNFRLYREDTPNLPKSLQAAGYRTGLIGKLHINPASAFPFDVHHITNANFARENLGDYAKHAETFINGGDAPFFLSVNYPDPHDPWIRQVDGLPADPQTGDEVKPMTYMGLDDPAMREMIADYYNCLSRMDTLIGDLLAVLERSGKAGDTIVIYLGDHGADMLRGKRTSYEGGVRIPLLLRWPGRISPQQRDDLVSTIDLMPTLLEAAGAMPVPNLPGRPLQPLFQPGTPAWRTYLFTEYHTHSATSFFPQRTVRNDRFKLIENLLSGEVHPDYEFTLTKLVGEAKFNDPHKSFDPQAVIAAAAEEVRRAYALMRQPPRFELYDLKLDPFEFHNLADKPAHAEVLNELQQQILAWRDRTHDPLLDPRNLKRLTTEVRAISSKRQSREKPWSYPDYFDHTNLTNKINRLED; this comes from the coding sequence ATGAAGTTAGACCTTATTCCCCGTTCTCTTCTCCTGTCAGCCATCAGCGCCTGTGTACTAGCCAGCTGCCTACTTGCGACCGAAGGAAGCGCTGAAGACAACCGTCCCAACATCCTGCTGATTGTCTCGGAGGACAATGGTCCCGAGCTCGGGTGCTATGGCGACCCCTATGCACGAACGCCTCACCTGGACCATTTGGCCACTGAAGGACTCCTCTTTCGTCGCGCCTATGTCGCCCAAGCTGGTTGCAGCCAAAGTCGCGCCAGTTTCCTCACCGGTCTCTATCCTCACCAGCACGGCCAGATCGGATTGGCGACTTGGAACTTCCGACTCTATCGCGAGGACACACCGAATCTACCCAAGAGCCTCCAGGCCGCAGGGTATCGCACGGGGCTCATCGGCAAGCTCCACATAAATCCAGCTTCCGCTTTTCCCTTTGATGTCCACCACATCACGAACGCTAATTTCGCCCGGGAGAATCTCGGAGATTATGCAAAACACGCGGAGACCTTTATAAACGGAGGGGATGCGCCCTTCTTCCTCAGCGTCAATTACCCCGACCCGCACGACCCCTGGATTCGCCAGGTCGACGGTTTGCCGGCAGATCCGCAAACCGGTGACGAGGTCAAACCCATGACTTACATGGGATTGGACGACCCGGCCATGCGGGAAATGATCGCCGACTATTACAATTGCCTCAGCCGAATGGACACCTTGATCGGCGATCTCCTTGCCGTTCTTGAGCGCTCCGGCAAGGCCGGCGATACCATCGTCATCTACCTTGGGGACCACGGCGCAGATATGCTTCGAGGCAAGCGCACCAGCTATGAAGGAGGCGTCCGCATTCCTTTGCTCCTTCGCTGGCCGGGACGAATCTCGCCCCAACAACGGGATGACCTAGTCTCTACCATCGACTTGATGCCTACCCTTTTGGAAGCAGCCGGGGCGATGCCGGTCCCTAACCTGCCGGGTCGTCCCCTTCAGCCCCTTTTCCAGCCTGGCACTCCCGCCTGGCGCACCTACCTGTTCACCGAGTATCACACTCACAGCGCGACCAGCTTCTTCCCTCAGCGGACCGTCCGTAACGATCGCTTCAAGCTGATCGAGAATCTCCTCTCCGGTGAGGTTCATCCTGACTACGAGTTCACGCTCACCAAGCTGGTCGGAGAGGCGAAGTTCAACGACCCTCACAAGTCCTTTGATCCTCAAGCCGTCATCGCGGCCGCCGCTGAGGAGGTCCGTCGTGCCTACGCTCTGATGCGACAGCCGCCCCGCTTCGAGCTTTATGATCTGAAATTGGATCCCTTTGAGTTTCACAATCTCGCCGACAAGCCCGCCCACGCCGAGGTTTTGAATGAGCTCCAACAGCAAATCCTCGCCTGGCGAGACCGTACGCACGACCCACTTCTCGATCCCCGAAACCTCAAACGGTTGACCACCGAAGTCCGTGCCATCTCCAGCAAACGCCAATCCCGAGAAAAACCTTGGAGCTATCCCGATTACTTTGATCACACCAACCTAACTAATAAAATAAATCGCTTAGAGGATTAA
- a CDS encoding substrate-binding domain-containing protein produces the protein MPLTVDRVSVIDQTVTVIRNGILDGDWSDWLPGERRLSKDLGVGRNSLRAALKILEMEGMIKIINRQGVRITRNSSKLTTKKSHVVGVLSPSPIETVYPRKILYIDALRDRLAKDEYVLKYYDGNQYFKTGSEKAIQRLVEQERCDCWMLVASNKAVQNWFCLNNIPCLIAGSCHQGIDLPYVDVDYQALCRHAVATLRRLGHRNIVYLTPPPLLAGDIRSETGFLEGINEHFEDNPAVGNIVHLDSSVNRIIHIVNRLMKQRSKPTAMLVNNAFQYLTVFSALTQRGLRVPNDVSLICRGSEYFQRYLRPTPARYEQSPILFAGKLYRNIKRLIHNTSTKPKSVLLIPDFVEGDSISHREA, from the coding sequence ATGCCTTTGACGGTTGATAGAGTTTCCGTAATTGATCAGACGGTAACCGTTATCAGGAATGGTATTCTTGATGGCGATTGGAGCGATTGGCTTCCTGGCGAGCGAAGACTGTCCAAGGACCTTGGGGTAGGTCGAAACAGCCTGAGGGCAGCTCTTAAGATCCTGGAAATGGAAGGGATGATTAAAATCATTAACAGACAAGGCGTTCGAATTACCAGGAATTCCTCCAAGCTAACCACGAAGAAAAGTCATGTCGTTGGAGTCCTTTCTCCCAGTCCAATCGAAACCGTTTATCCCAGAAAGATTCTCTATATTGACGCTTTGCGCGACCGGCTGGCAAAAGACGAGTATGTTCTGAAATATTACGATGGAAACCAATACTTCAAGACGGGTTCGGAAAAGGCTATTCAACGATTAGTTGAACAGGAGAGGTGCGATTGTTGGATGCTGGTGGCATCTAATAAAGCCGTCCAAAATTGGTTCTGTTTAAACAACATACCCTGCCTGATCGCTGGTTCCTGTCATCAGGGAATAGATTTGCCTTATGTAGACGTTGATTATCAGGCGCTTTGTCGCCATGCCGTAGCGACTTTGCGACGCTTGGGACATCGGAACATTGTTTACCTAACTCCTCCACCGCTACTGGCTGGAGACATTCGAAGTGAAACTGGATTTCTCGAAGGCATTAACGAACATTTTGAAGATAATCCAGCAGTAGGAAACATTGTGCATCTGGATTCCTCGGTTAATCGCATAATACACATAGTAAATCGGCTCATGAAACAGCGCTCCAAGCCCACCGCCATGCTGGTTAACAATGCATTCCAGTATTTGACGGTATTCAGCGCGCTCACCCAAAGGGGCTTGCGTGTTCCGAATGATGTTTCCCTGATATGCCGGGGATCAGAGTATTTTCAACGCTACCTTAGGCCCACTCCTGCCCGTTATGAGCAAAGCCCCATCCTGTTTGCCGGAAAGTTGTACCGCAACATCAAGAGACTGATCCACAATACCTCCACAAAGCCGAAATCCGTTTTGTTGATCCCCGATTTCGTGGAAGGAGACAGCATCTCGCATCGCGAAGCCTAA
- a CDS encoding exo-alpha-sialidase, protein MIKRYPLRFSLLICSVLALTIASLTLTATEQPVVRWAIQDEPEFRYHFLEKTKTTNLLYATPETGTFNLHGFLRYYKGVLFASWDNQARDENTAGQHGVFRYSTDEGKTWSKQKRLFPPLADYVPASVAKIPKPFQTSQGFAEVDGKLYAVTCVDRALREKVYRFNEVSRTRIGLLACEVRVDGTVGPVFWLSDESPKPETGYPSIPAGNPSLVAKLNAYFKEPANLPQLLFRPRQWPDSDDEHRMTEPTQPWRLDNRTWVRLYRNQGTVHATTRAEIEASRPRRHYASFSFDDGKTWSAPTRTNFPDTGARANSGQLPDGQFYVINNPLLMSARQGGRQMLAISLSKDGLIFDRMAVIKFGTPSQRYEGKSKGAGGFQYPHSEVVGKHLWVIYSVNKEDVEVTRIPLAELYAIDSASQRPVSH, encoded by the coding sequence ATGATCAAACGATACCCGCTACGATTCAGCCTCCTGATCTGCTCCGTTCTTGCACTTACTATTGCGAGCTTAACCCTTACGGCTACCGAACAACCTGTTGTGAGGTGGGCGATCCAGGACGAACCCGAATTTCGCTACCACTTTTTGGAGAAAACCAAGACCACCAACTTGTTGTACGCGACTCCGGAAACAGGAACCTTTAACCTTCACGGTTTCCTTCGCTATTATAAAGGCGTGCTCTTTGCTTCCTGGGATAACCAGGCGCGAGATGAAAATACGGCCGGGCAGCATGGTGTCTTTCGTTACTCAACCGATGAAGGAAAAACCTGGTCGAAACAAAAGCGATTATTTCCTCCACTCGCCGACTATGTCCCGGCCTCGGTAGCCAAGATACCCAAGCCATTTCAGACTTCCCAGGGCTTTGCCGAAGTAGATGGTAAATTGTATGCGGTGACCTGTGTCGACCGGGCTTTGAGAGAAAAAGTGTATCGCTTCAACGAAGTCTCACGCACCCGGATCGGCTTACTCGCTTGCGAGGTGCGTGTGGACGGAACAGTAGGGCCGGTCTTCTGGCTGTCCGACGAATCCCCAAAGCCGGAAACTGGCTATCCATCCATACCCGCCGGCAACCCTTCACTGGTTGCCAAGCTCAACGCCTATTTCAAGGAACCAGCCAACTTACCCCAGTTACTCTTTAGACCAAGACAGTGGCCTGATTCCGATGACGAACACCGCATGACTGAGCCTACCCAACCTTGGCGCCTTGACAACAGGACCTGGGTAAGACTTTATCGAAATCAGGGGACAGTTCACGCAACCACTCGCGCCGAGATCGAGGCCTCAAGGCCCCGTCGCCACTATGCCTCGTTCTCCTTTGATGACGGGAAAACATGGAGCGCGCCCACACGTACCAATTTTCCGGATACAGGGGCACGGGCCAATTCAGGGCAACTGCCGGACGGTCAATTCTATGTGATCAACAATCCGCTGCTCATGTCCGCAAGACAGGGCGGTAGGCAGATGCTGGCCATCTCCCTATCCAAGGATGGACTCATCTTCGATCGCATGGCGGTCATCAAGTTTGGTACACCTAGCCAGCGATACGAAGGCAAATCAAAAGGGGCTGGAGGTTTCCAGTATCCGCATTCCGAAGTGGTCGGAAAACACCTCTGGGTCATCTACTCGGTTAATAAGGAAGACGTCGAAGTGACTCGCATCCCATTGGCAGAACTTTATGCCATCGATAGCGCATCGCAAAGGCCCGTCTCCCATTAG
- a CDS encoding sulfatase produces the protein MKVIHYSLSGLILAAVLACGENIRPNILLITSEDNGPELSCYGEPYVQTPNLDKLAETGVRFDRAFVTQAGCSQSRSSILTGLYPHQNGQIGLATWDFRMYQKDTPNVVRSLKDAGYRTGIIGKLHINPASAFPFDFKEIPTANFGRKKLGRYASLAGEFMKASEDPFFLMVNYPDAHRPFIPQVENLPEKPLTGADVKPLAYMGVDHPDLRQQTADHYNCMNRLDTLIGDLLQKLKRSGKSDNTLVIYLGDHGADLLRGKRTCLESGLRIPLIASWPGISKAGQGRRELVSTIDLLPTILEASRVDAPNSLPGRSLLPLLKGKKPEWRPYLFAEWHLHGLFNFFPQRSVRGERYKLIHNLAPHLENPEFDFVMERHFPKVSTSIIESNPAIAAGYRSMKHAPEFELYDLENDPYEFKNLSGDRDHQVILERLKKQLFAWQDKTNDPLRHPDVLQQYIDEIITAIGDGNPKKSADWKWRYPEYFFESH, from the coding sequence ATGAAGGTTATCCATTATTCATTAAGCGGACTCATTCTGGCCGCGGTTCTAGCCTGTGGTGAAAACATCCGGCCCAACATTCTGCTGATCACTTCCGAGGACAATGGCCCCGAACTGAGTTGTTATGGGGAACCTTATGTGCAGACACCGAATCTGGATAAGCTGGCGGAGACCGGCGTGCGTTTCGATCGAGCCTTTGTAACCCAAGCCGGTTGCAGCCAATCCCGTTCTTCGATTCTTACCGGACTTTATCCCCACCAGAATGGCCAGATCGGTTTGGCGACCTGGGACTTTCGGATGTATCAAAAAGATACGCCGAACGTCGTCCGCAGTCTTAAGGATGCGGGATATCGCACCGGGATCATCGGAAAGCTTCACATCAATCCCGCCTCCGCTTTTCCGTTCGACTTCAAAGAAATACCAACTGCCAACTTCGGTCGCAAGAAACTCGGTCGATACGCGAGTTTGGCAGGCGAATTTATGAAGGCTTCCGAGGATCCTTTCTTCCTCATGGTCAATTATCCGGATGCCCACCGGCCTTTTATCCCGCAAGTGGAGAACCTCCCAGAAAAACCGCTCACGGGAGCGGACGTAAAACCGCTCGCCTACATGGGAGTCGATCATCCCGACCTGCGGCAGCAAACAGCCGACCACTACAACTGTATGAATCGTTTGGATACGCTGATTGGAGATCTCCTGCAGAAGTTGAAGAGGAGCGGCAAATCAGACAATACGCTCGTCATCTATCTCGGCGATCACGGAGCCGACTTGCTTCGAGGCAAGCGAACCTGCCTGGAAAGTGGCCTGCGCATTCCGCTGATTGCTTCGTGGCCCGGCATAAGCAAAGCGGGTCAAGGAAGACGAGAGCTCGTCTCCACGATCGATTTGTTACCGACCATCCTCGAAGCGTCTAGAGTGGATGCGCCAAACTCTCTGCCAGGACGTTCACTGCTTCCTCTGCTAAAAGGTAAGAAGCCGGAATGGCGCCCCTACTTGTTTGCCGAGTGGCATTTGCACGGACTATTCAACTTCTTCCCGCAACGGTCGGTTCGGGGTGAGCGATACAAGCTGATTCACAACCTGGCGCCCCACTTGGAAAATCCCGAATTCGATTTCGTTATGGAACGTCACTTTCCAAAAGTAAGTACAAGCATCATCGAGTCCAATCCTGCCATTGCTGCCGGATATCGATCGATGAAACACGCTCCCGAATTCGAGTTATACGACCTGGAGAACGATCCCTACGAATTCAAGAACTTGTCAGGCGATAGAGACCATCAAGTCATCCTCGAGCGACTCAAGAAACAGCTTTTCGCCTGGCAGGATAAGACAAATGACCCCTTACGACATCCCGACGTGTTGCAACAGTACATCGATGAAATCATCACTGCCATTGGAGATGGAAATCCCAAAAAGAGTGCCGATTGGAAATGGCGGTATCCTGAGTACTTTTTCGAATCACACTAA